ATGAGCTCCCATACAGGCAAGTTCGGCGAGTACGGCGGACAGTACGTTCCCGAGGCGTTGATGCCGGCCATCGAGGAACTGGAAGACGCGTACCAGCGGTACGTACTGGAGAACGAGGACGGCTTCATGGACGATTTCCGGGCACGGTTGGCCGACTTCGGCGGGCGACCCACGCCCCTCCAGCACGCCAAGCGGCTCTCGGAGCGGTACGACCGCGACGTGTATCTCAAGCGGGAGGACCTCCTCCACGGCGGCGCGCACAAGCTGAACAACGCGCTCGGGCAGGTCCTCCTGGCGAAGTACATGGGCAAAGAGCGCATCATCGCGGAGACGGGCGCCGGCCAGCACGGCACCGCCACGGCGATGGCGTGTGCCCACCTGGGTATGCCCTGCGAGGTGTACATGGGCCGGCGGGACATCAACCGCCAGCGCCCCAACGTGTTCCGGATGCGCCTCAACGGCGCCGAAGTGAATCCGGTGACCGTCGGCCGCGGCACCCTGAAGGAGGCCATCAGCGAGACGATGCGCGACTGGGCGACCAACGTCGAGGACACACACTACGTCATCGGGAGCGTCGTCGGTCCCCACCCGTTCCCGGCGATGGTGCGGGACTTCCAGCGCGTCATCTCGGAGGAGGCCCGCGAGCAGATTCGCGAGAAGGCCGGCCGCCTCCCCGACTCCGTGCTCACCTGCGCGGGCGGCGGCTCCAACACGATGGGCGTCTTCGCGGAGTTCATTCCGGACGACGACGTGGACCTCTACGCCGTCGAGGCCGGCGGCAGCAGTCTGGAGGTCGACGAGGAAGCAGGCGTCGCCCCCAACTCCGCAACGCTCTCGACCGGTACCGAGGGCGTCCTCCACGGCTCCCGGACGCGCGTCCTGCAGGATCGCGACGGACAGATCATGGAGTCCCACAGCGTCTCGGCAGGCCTGGACTACGCCGGCGTCGGCCCCGAACTCGCCGACCTCGTCGACCGCGGGCGCGTCACCGCCGTCAACGTCGACGACGACCACGCCCTGGAGGGCTTCCACCGGCTCTCACAGTTGGAGGGCGTCATCCCCGCGCTCGAATCCGCCCACGCCGCCGCCTACGTCGAGGAGAATCACGAAGACCTCGGCGAGGTCATCCTGCTCAACATCTCCGGCCGCGGCGACAAGGACTTAGAGACCGTCCTCGAGGAGACCCACGGCCGCGACATCGAGAACGCGCCGGAGATAGAGACCTTCGCCGAGACGGGGGGGTTCCAGTGAGCCGCATCGCCGAGGCGTTCGCCGACGGCCCTGCCTTCGTCCCCTACCTCGCCGCGGGCGACCCGAACTACGAGGCGTCGCTGTCGTACGTGGAGGCGCTGGAGCGTGGCGGCGCCGACGTGATCGAACTCGGCCTGCCCTTTTCCGAACCCATCGCGGAGGGGCCGACCATCCAGAGCGCCATCGTCCGCGCGCTGGAGGGCGGCATGACGCCCACGCGCTTTTTCGAGTTCGTCGAGGACCTCGACGTGGACGTGCCGCTGGTCTGTATGACCTACTACAACCTCATCTACCAGTTCGGCGAGGGCGAAGAGAAGGGACCGGAGGCGTTCGTCCGCCGCGCCGCCGAGGTCGGCATTGAGGGCTTCGTCGTCCCCGACCTGCCCGCGGAGGAGGCCGCGCCCCTGCGGGAGGCGTGTGACGCCCACGACTGCGAACTCGTCTTCATCGTCGCGCCGACGACGAGAGGCGAGCGCTTAGAACGCATCATGTCGCAGGTGTCGGGCTACGTCTACGTGCAGGCCCGCCTCGGCACGACCGGGGCGCGCGCGGACCTCTCGGATCAGACCGACGAGAGCCTCGCACGGATCGCGGAGTGGGACGTGCCCAAGGCGGTCGGGTTCGGCATCTCGTCGGGCGACCACGCCCAGCGGGTGATCGAAGCCGGCGCCGACGGCGTCATCGTCGGCTCCGCACTGGTCGACATCGTCGCCAAGGGCGTCGAACGCGGCGACCCGCCGGTGACCGTCGCGAGCCGGCTAGAATCGAAGGCGCGCGAACTCAAGGAGGGGGCGCTCCGCGGTGCCGCGGGATCGAACGAACAGCCGCATCCGGAACGTACATAAGCGCCACTGGTACAGGGTAACACATGAATACGGGAACACGGGCGCGTCTTCGACGCATCTCCACGGACGACCGCTACCTGATCGTCCCCATGGACCACGGCGTCACCATGGGGCCGGTGAAGGGACTGGTCGACATCGAAGCCACCATCGACGCGGTGACCGACGGCGGCGCGGACGCCGTCCTCACACAGAAGGGCGTCGCACCCCGCGTCCACGACCACAAGAACGGTGCGGGCTACATCGTCCATCTCAACGGTTCGACGAACATCGGCCCGGACGAGGACGACAAGCGCCAAACGGGTACCGTCGAAGCCGCCCTCCGCGCCGGCGCCGACGCCGTCTCCTTCCACATCAACGTCGGCTCGGAGTACGAACCCGAGCAGATGACTGCCCTCGCCGAGGTGACCCAGCGCGCCGACGAACTCGGCGTCCCGACGCTCGCGATGGCCTACGCCCGCGGCCCCGACATCGACGAGGACGACCCGGAGGCCCTCGCCCACGCCGTCCGCCTCGCCGAAGAACTCGGCGCGGACGTGGTGAAGACGGGCTACAGCGGCGACGGCGACAGCTTCGCCCCCGTCTGTGCGGGCACCCGCCTCCCCGTCGTCATCGCGGGGGGGAGCCGCGGCACCGACCGACAGACGGTGCGGATGGTCCGCGGCGCGATGGACGGCGGCGCCGCCGGCGTCTCGATGGGTCGCTCCATCTTCCAGCACGACGACCCCGGGGCCATCACGCGCGCCATCTCGGCCATCATCCACGACGACGCGGGCGTCGACGAGGCGCTCCGGCGCGGCGGCCTGCTCGAAGCCTGACCTGATCACTACCGCTATCCGCCACGTTCAAGCCACGCCCCACCGAGTTGCCGACAATGACACGGAGCGTATGGCTGAAAGCCGACGGGACGGTCGGCGACTGGGAGACGCGGAAAGAGCGCATCACGGCCGGCCTCGAAGCCGGCGTCGACTGGGTGCTGGTCGACGAGTCCGACGTGGCGCAGGTGCGCGAACTCGGCGACGTGCACGTGGCGGCGTTCCGGACCGACGCCGACCTCGTCGAGGACGCCGAACCCGACGGGCCGAACGCGGACGCCTACGTCGTCGGCAAAAACGGGGAGGGTGACGGCACGGTCGACCTGCCCCCCGACTTCTCCGGCTCCGCCGACCTCTCGACGCTCCGCCGCGACGACGACCGGGCACAGGGTGCCTACGTCCGCATCTTCAGCGAGGACTACGAGGCCTTCGCCGAGGAGGCGGCGAAAGACGCCGACTACACCATCGTCGTCGGCGAGGACTGGACGATCATCCCGCTGGAGAACCTCATCGCCCGCATCGGCGAGGAGACGGACCTGATCGCCGGCGTCACGACCGCCGAGGAGGCCCAAACCGCGTTCGAGACGCTCGAACTCGGCGCCGACGGCGTCCTCCTCGACTCCGGTGATCCCGACGAGATTCGCCGCACCTGCGAGGTCCGCGACGACGCCGAGCGCGAACACCTCGACCTCCAGTTCGCCGAGGTGACGAAAGTCGAGCGGACGGGCATGGCCGACCGGGTCTGTGTCGACACCGGGTCGCTCATGGAGGGCGACGAGGGGATGCTCGTCGGGTCGATGTCGCGGGGCCTCTTTTTCGTCCACGCCGAGACGGCCGAGTCGCCCTACGTCGCCTCCCGACCCTTCCGGGTGAACGCGGGCGCCGTCCACGCCTACGTCCGCTCGCCCGGCGGCGGGACGAAGTACCTCGCCGAACTCCAGAGCGGCGACGAGGTGCAGGTCGTCGACACCGACGGCAACACCCGCGAAACCGTGGTCGGCCGCGTCAAAATCGAGAAACGGCCCATGTTCCGCGTGCAGGCCGAAGTGGAGACGGAGGAGGGCGTCGACCGCATCGAGACGCTCCTCCAGAACGCCGAGACGATCAAGGTCCACACCCGCGAGGGCCGGACCGCCGTCACCGACCTCGACGCCGGCGACGAGATGCTCGTCTACTACGAGGACGTGGCCCGGCACTTCGGCGAGGCGGTCGAAGAGAGCATCATCGAGAAGTGATGCGCGGGTTCGCCGCCTCGTTCCGGCCCACCGACTCACGACGGGCCGCATGAACCTCCGACGCGTTCCGGTGCCGACCGAGACGACCGCCGGCGGCGAGACGAACGCCTACCTCGTCGACGAGCCGGCCGGCTCGTTCCTCGTCGACCCCGCCGCCCGCACCGAGGCCCTCGACGCCGCCGTCGCGGCGCGGACGGTCGAACGTATCGCCGTCACGCACACCCATCCGGACCACGTCGGCGCCGTCGCGGACTACGCCGCCGAGACGGGTGCGACCGTGTGGGCACGGCGCGGCCGCGAGACGCGGTTCGAG
This window of the Haloplanus rubicundus genome carries:
- a CDS encoding 3-dehydroquinate synthase II; the encoded protein is MTRSVWLKADGTVGDWETRKERITAGLEAGVDWVLVDESDVAQVRELGDVHVAAFRTDADLVEDAEPDGPNADAYVVGKNGEGDGTVDLPPDFSGSADLSTLRRDDDRAQGAYVRIFSEDYEAFAEEAAKDADYTIVVGEDWTIIPLENLIARIGEETDLIAGVTTAEEAQTAFETLELGADGVLLDSGDPDEIRRTCEVRDDAEREHLDLQFAEVTKVERTGMADRVCVDTGSLMEGDEGMLVGSMSRGLFFVHAETAESPYVASRPFRVNAGAVHAYVRSPGGGTKYLAELQSGDEVQVVDTDGNTRETVVGRVKIEKRPMFRVQAEVETEEGVDRIETLLQNAETIKVHTREGRTAVTDLDAGDEMLVYYEDVARHFGEAVEESIIEK
- the trpB gene encoding tryptophan synthase subunit beta, with translation MSSHTGKFGEYGGQYVPEALMPAIEELEDAYQRYVLENEDGFMDDFRARLADFGGRPTPLQHAKRLSERYDRDVYLKREDLLHGGAHKLNNALGQVLLAKYMGKERIIAETGAGQHGTATAMACAHLGMPCEVYMGRRDINRQRPNVFRMRLNGAEVNPVTVGRGTLKEAISETMRDWATNVEDTHYVIGSVVGPHPFPAMVRDFQRVISEEAREQIREKAGRLPDSVLTCAGGGSNTMGVFAEFIPDDDVDLYAVEAGGSSLEVDEEAGVAPNSATLSTGTEGVLHGSRTRVLQDRDGQIMESHSVSAGLDYAGVGPELADLVDRGRVTAVNVDDDHALEGFHRLSQLEGVIPALESAHAAAYVEENHEDLGEVILLNISGRGDKDLETVLEETHGRDIENAPEIETFAETGGFQ
- a CDS encoding 2-amino-3,7-dideoxy-D-threo-hept-6-ulosonate synthase → MNTGTRARLRRISTDDRYLIVPMDHGVTMGPVKGLVDIEATIDAVTDGGADAVLTQKGVAPRVHDHKNGAGYIVHLNGSTNIGPDEDDKRQTGTVEAALRAGADAVSFHINVGSEYEPEQMTALAEVTQRADELGVPTLAMAYARGPDIDEDDPEALAHAVRLAEELGADVVKTGYSGDGDSFAPVCAGTRLPVVIAGGSRGTDRQTVRMVRGAMDGGAAGVSMGRSIFQHDDPGAITRAISAIIHDDAGVDEALRRGGLLEA
- the trpA gene encoding tryptophan synthase subunit alpha, with protein sequence MSRIAEAFADGPAFVPYLAAGDPNYEASLSYVEALERGGADVIELGLPFSEPIAEGPTIQSAIVRALEGGMTPTRFFEFVEDLDVDVPLVCMTYYNLIYQFGEGEEKGPEAFVRRAAEVGIEGFVVPDLPAEEAAPLREACDAHDCELVFIVAPTTRGERLERIMSQVSGYVYVQARLGTTGARADLSDQTDESLARIAEWDVPKAVGFGISSGDHAQRVIEAGADGVIVGSALVDIVAKGVERGDPPVTVASRLESKARELKEGALRGAAGSNEQPHPERT